A region of Prochlorococcus marinus subsp. pastoris str. CCMP1986 DNA encodes the following proteins:
- a CDS encoding DUF565 domain-containing protein: MFFKPQKTKFQRLVIETFDSLSQWAVNPWRRYSLALTVVLTGYFFGSSLGMISAVVELIDPVGAFLSVFFIEILIKFRRRLRFDKRKKILVLLLDSLRLGLFYGFFTESLKLL; encoded by the coding sequence ATGTTTTTTAAACCCCAAAAGACTAAATTTCAACGATTAGTTATTGAAACTTTTGACAGTTTAAGCCAATGGGCAGTAAATCCATGGCGTAGATATTCTTTAGCTTTAACTGTTGTTTTGACTGGTTACTTTTTTGGGAGTTCATTAGGAATGATAAGTGCAGTCGTTGAATTAATTGACCCGGTAGGAGCTTTTTTATCAGTTTTTTTTATTGAAATTTTGATAAAATTTAGACGTAGATTACGTTTTGATAAAAGAAAAAAAATATTAGTATTATTACTTGATTCCTTAAGATTAGGTTTGTTTTACGGTTTTTTTACTGAAAGTCTAAAATTGCTTTAA
- a CDS encoding DUF2555 domain-containing protein: MLFTSDNKIFKKPFYTSYEEGTFKLAKTLGEENYVKPFNVFKNWNLVRTFETKRYKLISDYIHLIEEEQLDER, translated from the coding sequence ATGTTATTCACATCCGATAACAAGATATTTAAAAAGCCTTTTTATACATCATATGAAGAAGGAACTTTTAAGCTTGCCAAAACTTTAGGAGAGGAAAATTACGTTAAACCATTTAATGTATTTAAAAATTGGAATTTGGTGAGGACTTTTGAAACTAAAAGGTATAAATTAATATCCGATTACATTCATCTTATTGAAGAGGAACAATTGGATGAACGTTAA
- a CDS encoding DNA-3-methyladenine glycosylase: MKEKKFFYASKARLNCISPLKISLDKYLKIDQQSLKKNFFYRHSKLVAPDLIGCYLIRNRIDKGLIKGMIVETEAYSQEEEACHGYNKKTLSNKVLFGEPGRFYIYRSYGIHHCLNIVTDKDNFASGVLIRAVFISNKNERLASGPGLVTKTFELDNKFNSLEILNNKCLWISKGKSYLEKKDLIQTTRIGISKAKNIKWRWYLKRSRSISKREKGDRNPNLKNSTNNLSGVT; encoded by the coding sequence ATAAAAGAGAAAAAATTTTTTTATGCTTCAAAAGCTAGACTTAATTGTATTTCACCGTTAAAAATAAGCTTAGATAAGTATTTAAAAATAGATCAACAATCTTTAAAAAAAAATTTTTTTTACAGGCACTCCAAGCTTGTAGCACCTGACTTAATTGGATGTTATCTGATTAGAAATAGAATTGATAAAGGCCTAATTAAAGGTATGATAGTTGAGACTGAAGCTTATTCACAAGAAGAAGAGGCTTGCCATGGATATAATAAAAAAACTCTTTCTAATAAAGTATTGTTTGGTGAGCCAGGAAGATTTTATATTTACAGATCTTACGGAATTCATCATTGCTTAAATATTGTTACTGATAAAGATAATTTTGCAAGTGGTGTTTTAATAAGGGCGGTTTTTATATCAAATAAAAACGAAAGGTTAGCTTCTGGCCCAGGATTAGTAACCAAAACATTTGAATTAGATAATAAATTCAATTCCCTCGAAATTCTTAATAATAAATGTTTGTGGATCAGCAAAGGAAAGTCATATTTAGAGAAAAAAGATTTAATTCAAACAACAAGAATTGGCATTTCTAAAGCAAAAAATATAAAATGGCGTTGGTATCTTAAAAGGAGCAGAAGTATTAGTAAAAGGGAAAAAGGTGATAGAAATCCTAATTTAAAAAATTCAACTAATAATTTGTCTGGTGTAACATAA
- the gatC gene encoding Asp-tRNA(Asn)/Glu-tRNA(Gln) amidotransferase subunit GatC, whose product MKRISSDEVKKVAQLARLELNESEINQHAEQLEKILEYIKQLEKINTEDIPCTTRAIEVVNVLRKDEKKNYENSEEILDLAPSRENKFFKVPKIINE is encoded by the coding sequence ATGAAACGAATTAGTAGTGATGAAGTTAAAAAAGTAGCACAATTAGCAAGACTAGAACTAAATGAGAGTGAGATTAATCAGCATGCAGAACAGTTAGAAAAAATTTTGGAATATATTAAACAACTTGAGAAAATTAATACCGAGGATATTCCATGCACTACTAGAGCTATAGAAGTGGTCAATGTATTGAGAAAAGATGAAAAGAAAAACTATGAAAATTCGGAGGAAATTTTAGATTTGGCGCCTTCAAGAGAAAATAAATTTTTCAAAGTGCCAAAAATTATTAATGAATAG
- a CDS encoding aspartate carbamoyltransferase catalytic subunit, with product MGNWPHKHILTLSNFSIDDYESVIELTERFKSLNNAGTKKIPALQGKLITSIFFEASTRTRNSFELAAKRLSADVQSFSPSSSSLSKGETLIDTALTYAAMGSDILVIRHSSSHVPLEISKKLDASKAKTSVLNAGDGLHSHPSQGLLDLYTLIKFFSPKLLKPEILNSKKILIVGDVIHSRVARSNLWALTAFGANIILCGPPTLIPEEFTDFVSSSPPNQLRDPISSRGSITISSSLEESIKCADAVIVLRLQKERMIENLLSSIKSYSENYCLTPEKLSLNCKDIPILHPGPINRGIEISSRVVDEYPNCLINDQVSNGIPTRMALLYLLSKFNN from the coding sequence ATGGGAAATTGGCCTCACAAACATATCCTCACACTTTCAAATTTCTCAATAGATGATTACGAATCAGTTATTGAGTTAACTGAAAGATTTAAATCTCTTAATAATGCCGGGACAAAAAAAATACCTGCTTTACAAGGAAAGTTAATAACATCAATATTTTTTGAGGCTAGTACTAGAACTCGCAATAGTTTTGAGCTTGCTGCCAAAAGGCTATCTGCAGATGTTCAAAGCTTTTCTCCTTCTTCAAGTTCTTTAAGTAAAGGAGAAACCCTCATAGATACTGCACTAACATATGCTGCCATGGGGTCTGATATTTTAGTCATTAGACATTCATCTAGCCATGTCCCTTTAGAAATTTCCAAAAAACTCGATGCATCTAAAGCAAAAACTTCGGTTCTTAATGCAGGTGATGGTTTACATAGCCACCCTAGTCAAGGATTACTAGATCTTTATACATTAATAAAATTCTTTTCTCCAAAATTACTGAAACCAGAGATATTAAATTCTAAAAAAATATTAATAGTTGGTGATGTAATTCACTCTAGAGTTGCCAGATCAAATCTTTGGGCATTGACCGCATTTGGGGCAAACATAATCTTGTGTGGTCCACCCACACTTATTCCTGAAGAATTTACTGATTTTGTAAGTAGTTCTCCACCAAATCAATTAAGAGACCCTATTTCTTCAAGAGGTTCTATCACAATTTCGAGTTCATTAGAAGAATCCATTAAATGTGCAGATGCAGTAATTGTTTTAAGATTACAAAAAGAAAGAATGATAGAGAATTTATTAAGCAGTATTAAATCGTATAGTGAAAATTATTGTTTGACTCCAGAAAAACTATCCTTGAATTGTAAAGATATTCCTATTTTGCACCCAGGGCCTATTAATCGTGGCATTGAAATCAGCAGCAGAGTTGTTGATGAATATCCAAATTGCCTAATAAATGATCAAGTTTCAAATGGTATTCCGACAAGAATGGCTTTACTTTATCTATTAAGTAAATTCAATAATTAA